The following proteins come from a genomic window of Salvia hispanica cultivar TCC Black 2014 chromosome 4, UniMelb_Shisp_WGS_1.0, whole genome shotgun sequence:
- the LOC125218324 gene encoding glutamine--fructose-6-phosphate aminotransferase [isomerizing] 1-like isoform X2 — protein sequence MCGIFAYLNFNLSRDRRYILEVLFNGLRRLEYRGYDSAGISIDSSSDALVSPALVFRKEGNIESLVKSVYHEVAATDLNLEESFSVHAGIAHTRWATHGEPAPRNSHPQTSDSRNEFLVVHNGVITNYEVLKETLVRHGFTFESDTDTEVIPKLAKFVFDNANEEGDKRVTFSQVVLEVMRHLEGAYALIFKSTHYPNELIACKRGSPLLLGVKELIEEPSRASFNDTKFLLSNGQPKELFLSSDASALVEHTKKVLVIEDGEVVHIQDGGASIFKYENAIEKGCEKLKRPASVQRALSVLEMEVEQINKGKYEHYMQKEIHEQPESLTTTMRGRLIRGGSCKAKSVLLGGLKDHLRTIRRSRRIVFIGCGTSYNAALAARPILEELSGIPVTMEIASDLVDRQGPIYREDTTVFVSQSGETADTLQALEYALENGALCVGITNTVGSAIARHTHCGVHINAGCEIGVASTKAYTSQIVVMAMLALAIGDDTISSQGRREAIIDGLFDLPNKVKEVLKLDEDMKDLAKLLIAEQSLLVFGRGYNYATALEGALKVKEVSLMHSEGILAGEMKHGPLALVDETLPIVVIATRDACFSKQQSVIQQLHARKGRLIVMCSKGDAASVSVGGSCRVVEVPVVEDCLQPVINIVPLQLLAYHLTVLRGYNVDQPRNLAKSVTTQ from the exons ATGTGCGGAATTTTCGCCTACTTGAATTTCAACCTCAGCAGAGACCGCCGCTACATCTTGGAGGTTTTGTTCAATGGCCTCCGCCGCCTCGAGTACAGGGGATATGATTCCGCCGGAATTTCCATCGATTCCTCCTCCGATGCTCTCGTCTCTCCCGCGCTCGTATTTCGGAAGGAAGGCAACATTGAATCCCTCGTCAAATCTGTTTACCACG AAGTAGCTGCTACCGATTTGAATTTAGAGGAGTCATTCTCAGTTCATGCTGGAATAGCACACACTCGCTGGGCTACACATGGAGAACCAGCTCCAAGGAATAGCCACCCTCAGACATCTGATTCAAGAAATGAGTTCTTAGTTGTTCACAATGGAGTTATAACGAACTATGAG GTGTTAAAAGAGACACTAGTTCGTCATGGTTTCACCTTTGAATCTGACACTGATACAGAAGTCATTCCGAAGCTTGCAAAATTTGTCTTTGACAACGCAAATGAGGAAG GTGACAAGCGTGTCACATTCAGTCAAGTTGTGCTAGAAGTTATGCGGCATCTGGAAGGAGCATATGCATTGATATTCAAAAGCACGCATTATCCGAATGAATTGATTGCTTGCAAACGTGGTAGTCCGTTGCTCCTTGGTGTAAAA GAGTTAATAGAAGAACCCAGCAGAGCATCTTTTAATGAcacaaaatttcttttaagcaATGGGCAACCAAAGGAACTCTTTTTGTCGAGTGATGCCAGTGCTCTGGTGGAACACACAAAAAAGGTTTTGGTGATTGAGGATGGTGAAGTTGTTCATATCCAG GATGGAGGAGCATCCATTTTCAAGTATGAGAATGCTATAGaaaaaggttgtgaaaaactAAAGCGGCCAGCTTCTGTCCAACGTGCACTCTCAGTTTTGGAAATGGAAGTAGAGCAAATAAATAAAGGGAAATACGAGCACTACATGCAGAAGGAAATTCATGAACAACCAGAATCTCTTACAACAACAATGAGAGGGAGGCTTATACGTGGAGGATCATGCAAAGCAAAGAGTGTACTCTTAGGAGGACTAAAGGATCACCTCAGAACCATAAGGAGAAGTCGCAGAATTGTCTTCATTGGTTGTGGCACAAGTTATAATGCAGCTTTAGCTGCAAGGCCAATTTTGGAAGAACTTTCTG GTATCCCTGTAACGATGGAGATTGCTAGTGATTTGGTGGATAGGCAGGGGCCAATATACAGAGAAGATACAACTGTCTTTGTTAGTCAATCAGGGGAAACAGCAGATACATTGCAGGCATTAGAATATGCGTTAGAGAATGGTGCCTTATGCGTTGGCATCACCAATACTGTTGGCAGTGCAATTGCTAGGCATACACACTGCGGAGTTCACATAAATGCTGGTTGTGAGATAGGAGTAGCTAGTACCAAG GCATACACAAGCCAAATCGTTGTCATGGCTATGTTGGCTCTGGCAATTGGAGATGATACAATTTCTAGTCAAGGAAGACGGGAAGCAATAATAGATGGCCTATTTGATTTGCcga ATAAGGTGAAAGAGGTTCTCAAACTCGATGAGGATATGAAAGATCTTGCTAAATTACTGATTGCAGAACAGTCTCTTCTTGTCTTCGGGAGAGGCTACAATTACGCAACTGCATTGGAAGGTGCCTTGAAGGTAAAAGAAGTATCACTTATGCATAGTGAAGGAATACTTGCTGGAGAGATGAAACACGGTCCCTTGGCTTTAGTTGATGAGACCCTTCCAATAGTTGTTATTGCTACCCGTGATGCTTGTTTCAG CAAACAACAATCCGTTATTCAGCAACTTCATGCTCGGAAAGGTAGACTTATAGTGATGTGCAGTAAAGGTGATGCAGCATCTGTCAGTGTTGGTGGATCTTGCCGTGTAGTTGAAGTTCCTGTTGTTGAGGACTGCTTGCAGCCGGTGATCAACATAGTTCCTCTACAG CTATTGGCATATCATCTGACTGTTCTCCGCGGATACAACGTTGACCAGCCACGAAATCTTGCAAAAAGCGTGACAACACAATGA
- the LOC125218324 gene encoding glutamine--fructose-6-phosphate aminotransferase [isomerizing] 1-like isoform X1 → MCGIFAYLNFNLSRDRRYILEVLFNGLRRLEYRGYDSAGISIDSSSDALVSPALVFRKEGNIESLVKSVYHEVAATDLNLEESFSVHAGIAHTRWATHGEPAPRNSHPQTSDSRNEFLVVHNGVITNYEVLKETLVRHGFTFESDTDTEVIPKLAKFVFDNANEEVITSSSWGILSDTRYIPCFRVLGDKRVTFSQVVLEVMRHLEGAYALIFKSTHYPNELIACKRGSPLLLGVKELIEEPSRASFNDTKFLLSNGQPKELFLSSDASALVEHTKKVLVIEDGEVVHIQDGGASIFKYENAIEKGCEKLKRPASVQRALSVLEMEVEQINKGKYEHYMQKEIHEQPESLTTTMRGRLIRGGSCKAKSVLLGGLKDHLRTIRRSRRIVFIGCGTSYNAALAARPILEELSGIPVTMEIASDLVDRQGPIYREDTTVFVSQSGETADTLQALEYALENGALCVGITNTVGSAIARHTHCGVHINAGCEIGVASTKAYTSQIVVMAMLALAIGDDTISSQGRREAIIDGLFDLPNKVKEVLKLDEDMKDLAKLLIAEQSLLVFGRGYNYATALEGALKVKEVSLMHSEGILAGEMKHGPLALVDETLPIVVIATRDACFSKQQSVIQQLHARKGRLIVMCSKGDAASVSVGGSCRVVEVPVVEDCLQPVINIVPLQLLAYHLTVLRGYNVDQPRNLAKSVTTQ, encoded by the exons ATGTGCGGAATTTTCGCCTACTTGAATTTCAACCTCAGCAGAGACCGCCGCTACATCTTGGAGGTTTTGTTCAATGGCCTCCGCCGCCTCGAGTACAGGGGATATGATTCCGCCGGAATTTCCATCGATTCCTCCTCCGATGCTCTCGTCTCTCCCGCGCTCGTATTTCGGAAGGAAGGCAACATTGAATCCCTCGTCAAATCTGTTTACCACG AAGTAGCTGCTACCGATTTGAATTTAGAGGAGTCATTCTCAGTTCATGCTGGAATAGCACACACTCGCTGGGCTACACATGGAGAACCAGCTCCAAGGAATAGCCACCCTCAGACATCTGATTCAAGAAATGAGTTCTTAGTTGTTCACAATGGAGTTATAACGAACTATGAG GTGTTAAAAGAGACACTAGTTCGTCATGGTTTCACCTTTGAATCTGACACTGATACAGAAGTCATTCCGAAGCTTGCAAAATTTGTCTTTGACAACGCAAATGAGGAAG TGATCACATCATCTTCATGGGGAATACTGAGTGACACAAGATACATCCCTTGTTTCAGAGTCTTAG GTGACAAGCGTGTCACATTCAGTCAAGTTGTGCTAGAAGTTATGCGGCATCTGGAAGGAGCATATGCATTGATATTCAAAAGCACGCATTATCCGAATGAATTGATTGCTTGCAAACGTGGTAGTCCGTTGCTCCTTGGTGTAAAA GAGTTAATAGAAGAACCCAGCAGAGCATCTTTTAATGAcacaaaatttcttttaagcaATGGGCAACCAAAGGAACTCTTTTTGTCGAGTGATGCCAGTGCTCTGGTGGAACACACAAAAAAGGTTTTGGTGATTGAGGATGGTGAAGTTGTTCATATCCAG GATGGAGGAGCATCCATTTTCAAGTATGAGAATGCTATAGaaaaaggttgtgaaaaactAAAGCGGCCAGCTTCTGTCCAACGTGCACTCTCAGTTTTGGAAATGGAAGTAGAGCAAATAAATAAAGGGAAATACGAGCACTACATGCAGAAGGAAATTCATGAACAACCAGAATCTCTTACAACAACAATGAGAGGGAGGCTTATACGTGGAGGATCATGCAAAGCAAAGAGTGTACTCTTAGGAGGACTAAAGGATCACCTCAGAACCATAAGGAGAAGTCGCAGAATTGTCTTCATTGGTTGTGGCACAAGTTATAATGCAGCTTTAGCTGCAAGGCCAATTTTGGAAGAACTTTCTG GTATCCCTGTAACGATGGAGATTGCTAGTGATTTGGTGGATAGGCAGGGGCCAATATACAGAGAAGATACAACTGTCTTTGTTAGTCAATCAGGGGAAACAGCAGATACATTGCAGGCATTAGAATATGCGTTAGAGAATGGTGCCTTATGCGTTGGCATCACCAATACTGTTGGCAGTGCAATTGCTAGGCATACACACTGCGGAGTTCACATAAATGCTGGTTGTGAGATAGGAGTAGCTAGTACCAAG GCATACACAAGCCAAATCGTTGTCATGGCTATGTTGGCTCTGGCAATTGGAGATGATACAATTTCTAGTCAAGGAAGACGGGAAGCAATAATAGATGGCCTATTTGATTTGCcga ATAAGGTGAAAGAGGTTCTCAAACTCGATGAGGATATGAAAGATCTTGCTAAATTACTGATTGCAGAACAGTCTCTTCTTGTCTTCGGGAGAGGCTACAATTACGCAACTGCATTGGAAGGTGCCTTGAAGGTAAAAGAAGTATCACTTATGCATAGTGAAGGAATACTTGCTGGAGAGATGAAACACGGTCCCTTGGCTTTAGTTGATGAGACCCTTCCAATAGTTGTTATTGCTACCCGTGATGCTTGTTTCAG CAAACAACAATCCGTTATTCAGCAACTTCATGCTCGGAAAGGTAGACTTATAGTGATGTGCAGTAAAGGTGATGCAGCATCTGTCAGTGTTGGTGGATCTTGCCGTGTAGTTGAAGTTCCTGTTGTTGAGGACTGCTTGCAGCCGGTGATCAACATAGTTCCTCTACAG CTATTGGCATATCATCTGACTGTTCTCCGCGGATACAACGTTGACCAGCCACGAAATCTTGCAAAAAGCGTGACAACACAATGA
- the LOC125220453 gene encoding receptor-like protein EIX1: MISNLRIDIKYVLVVLSLVFVSGDAQVRCIKSERETLLRFKDGLIDDHEILSSWQSDECCEWHSVDCSNTTGHVITLRLNNVGYADGQLQEILDLSFNQLNGSMSDLRGFPSLIKLDLRGNSVTSSIPLNIGQLSKLQGLVTESLFSKLDKLKSLDLSFNSLILDVASDWIPPFELNKINLAWCKLSGNKLSGSISSICKTPHDDLQHFDLSNNQLAGEVPNCWDKMPSLNYLNLANNNFSGEIPLSFGNLQELVALQMHGNGFSGELPYSLRLCQYLVIIDIGGNKLTGEIPTWIGQLSRMRVLNFRGNKLHGSIPLEICSLTYIQVLDLSINSLSSIIPDCFNNFTILGSKLFDRTYNSGYW, encoded by the exons ATGATTTCTAATTTAAGAATAGATATCAAATATGTCCTTGTTGTTCTTTCACTTGTCTTTGTTTCGGGAGATGCACAAGTGAGGTGCATaaagagtgagagagaaactCTTCTTCGCTTCAAGGATGGACTCATCGATGATCACGAAATTCTCTCGTCGTGGCAAAGTGACGAATGCTGCGAGTGGCACAGTGTTGACTGCAGCAACACCACTGGCCATGTCATCACCCTCCGACTTAATAATGTTGGCTATGCTGACGGTCAATTGCAAG AAATACTGGACTTGTCTTTTAATCAACTCAATGGATCGATGTCAGATCTAAGAGGATTTCCTTCATTGATAAAACTGGATCTTAGGGGAAATAGTGTTACAAGTTCCATTCCTCTTAATATTGGACAACTCTCCAAGCTTCAA GGTTTAGTGACTGAATCCCTCTTCTCCAAGCTTGATAAGTTAAAGTCACTAGATCTGTCTTTCAATTCATTGATCTTGGATGTTGCCTCTGATTGGATTCCGCCTTTTGagttgaataaaataaatctagCCTGGTGCAAA TTGAGTGGAAATAAGTTATCGGGttcaatttcatctatttGCAAAACTCCTCACGATGATCTTCAACACTTTGACCTATCAAATAATCAGTTAGCAGGAGAGGTTCCCAATTGTTGGGACAAAATGCCAAGCTTGAACTACCTCAATTTGGccaacaacaatttttctggTGAAATTCCTCTCTCTTTTGGCAACTTACAGGAATTAGTTGCCCTCCAGATGCATGGTAATGGTTTTTCTGGTGAGCTGCCTTACAGTTTGAGACTTTGTCAATATTTGGTTATAATTGATATTGGAGGGAACAAGTTAACTGGAGAGATCCCCACTTGGATAGGGCAGTTGTCTAGAATGCGAGTTCTAAACTTTCGTGGAAATAAACTGCATGGTAGTATTCCTCTCGAGATATGCAGTCTTACTTATATTCAAGTTCTAGATTTATCGATAAACAGTTTATCTTCGATAATACCTGATTGCTTCAACAATTTCACTATCTTGGGAAGT AAATTGTTTGATAGGACATATAATTCCGGATATTGGTAA
- the LOC125218996 gene encoding anthranilate synthase beta subunit 1, chloroplastic-like has protein sequence MATIAAAPSASIKQSSSVILSNQYPSLPVAQPFRFTTAHRHTLSYSTSPKSPMAISEKAPAANSSTPKAPPKPIIVIDNYDSFTYNLCQYMGELGCDFEVYRNDELTVDELREKNPRGILISPGPGTPQDSGISLQTVLDLGPTVPLFGVCMGLQCIGEAFGGKIVRSPSGVVHGKSSPVYYNEGGEDGLFAGLSNPFTAGRYHSLVIERDSFPNDALEITAWTEDGLVMAARHKVYRHIQGVQFHPESIISTEGKTIVHNFIKLIKRKEAESQKQD, from the exons ATGGCTACCATCGCCGCCGCCCCTTCCGCATCAATCAAGCAGTCATCCTCCGTCATTCTGTCAAACCAGTACCCCTCACTTCCGGTAGCCCAGCCATTCAGATTCACCACCGCTCATCGCCACACACTCTCTTATTCTACTTCTCCTAAATCGCCTATGGCGATTTCCGAAAAGGCGCCCGCCGCCAATTCATCGACTCCGAAAGCGCCACCCAAACCTATCATCGTCATTGACAATTACGACAGCTTCACGTATAATCTCTGCCAA TATATGGGAGAGCTAGGTTGTGATTTCGAAGTTTACAGAAATGATGAGCTCACTGTTGATGAGCTTAGAGA GAAAAATCCAAGAGGTATTTTAATATCACCTGGACCTG GTACACCACAAGATTCAGGAATATCGTTACAGACGGTGCTGGATCTTGGACCAACTGTACCCTTGTTTGGCGTGTGCATGGGATTGCAATGCATCGGTGAAGCTTTTGGAG GGAAAATTGTGCGATCCCCTTCTGGAGTTGTGCATGGAAAAAGTTCTCCTGTCTACTATAATGAGGGCGGGGAAGATGGCTTGTTTGCAGGCTTATCGAA CCCTTTTACTGCTGGTAGGTACCATAGTCTTGTGATTGAACGGGATAGTTTCCCGAATGATGCCCTTGAGATAACTGCGTGGACTGAAGATGGGTTGGTGATGGCTGCTCGTCACAAAGTATACCGTCATATACAG GGTGTTCAGTTCCATCCAGAAAGCATCATATCTACTGAAGGCAAAACCATAGTGCATAATTTTATCAAGCTCATAAAGAGAAAGGAAGCTGAATCGCAGAAGCAGGATTAA
- the LOC125218324 gene encoding glutamine--fructose-6-phosphate aminotransferase [isomerizing] 1-like isoform X3 produces MVSPLNLTLIQKSFRSLQNLSLTTQMRKLITSPVITSSSWGILSDTRYIPCFRVLGDKRVTFSQVVLEVMRHLEGAYALIFKSTHYPNELIACKRGSPLLLGVKELIEEPSRASFNDTKFLLSNGQPKELFLSSDASALVEHTKKVLVIEDGEVVHIQDGGASIFKYENAIEKGCEKLKRPASVQRALSVLEMEVEQINKGKYEHYMQKEIHEQPESLTTTMRGRLIRGGSCKAKSVLLGGLKDHLRTIRRSRRIVFIGCGTSYNAALAARPILEELSGIPVTMEIASDLVDRQGPIYREDTTVFVSQSGETADTLQALEYALENGALCVGITNTVGSAIARHTHCGVHINAGCEIGVASTKAYTSQIVVMAMLALAIGDDTISSQGRREAIIDGLFDLPNKVKEVLKLDEDMKDLAKLLIAEQSLLVFGRGYNYATALEGALKVKEVSLMHSEGILAGEMKHGPLALVDETLPIVVIATRDACFSKQQSVIQQLHARKGRLIVMCSKGDAASVSVGGSCRVVEVPVVEDCLQPVINIVPLQLLAYHLTVLRGYNVDQPRNLAKSVTTQ; encoded by the exons ATGGTTTCACCTTTGAATCTGACACTGATACAGAAGTCATTCCGAAGCTTGCAAAATTTGTCTTTGACAACGCAAATGAGGAAG CTAATAACTTCTCCAGTGATCACATCATCTTCATGGGGAATACTGAGTGACACAAGATACATCCCTTGTTTCAGAGTCTTAG GTGACAAGCGTGTCACATTCAGTCAAGTTGTGCTAGAAGTTATGCGGCATCTGGAAGGAGCATATGCATTGATATTCAAAAGCACGCATTATCCGAATGAATTGATTGCTTGCAAACGTGGTAGTCCGTTGCTCCTTGGTGTAAAA GAGTTAATAGAAGAACCCAGCAGAGCATCTTTTAATGAcacaaaatttcttttaagcaATGGGCAACCAAAGGAACTCTTTTTGTCGAGTGATGCCAGTGCTCTGGTGGAACACACAAAAAAGGTTTTGGTGATTGAGGATGGTGAAGTTGTTCATATCCAG GATGGAGGAGCATCCATTTTCAAGTATGAGAATGCTATAGaaaaaggttgtgaaaaactAAAGCGGCCAGCTTCTGTCCAACGTGCACTCTCAGTTTTGGAAATGGAAGTAGAGCAAATAAATAAAGGGAAATACGAGCACTACATGCAGAAGGAAATTCATGAACAACCAGAATCTCTTACAACAACAATGAGAGGGAGGCTTATACGTGGAGGATCATGCAAAGCAAAGAGTGTACTCTTAGGAGGACTAAAGGATCACCTCAGAACCATAAGGAGAAGTCGCAGAATTGTCTTCATTGGTTGTGGCACAAGTTATAATGCAGCTTTAGCTGCAAGGCCAATTTTGGAAGAACTTTCTG GTATCCCTGTAACGATGGAGATTGCTAGTGATTTGGTGGATAGGCAGGGGCCAATATACAGAGAAGATACAACTGTCTTTGTTAGTCAATCAGGGGAAACAGCAGATACATTGCAGGCATTAGAATATGCGTTAGAGAATGGTGCCTTATGCGTTGGCATCACCAATACTGTTGGCAGTGCAATTGCTAGGCATACACACTGCGGAGTTCACATAAATGCTGGTTGTGAGATAGGAGTAGCTAGTACCAAG GCATACACAAGCCAAATCGTTGTCATGGCTATGTTGGCTCTGGCAATTGGAGATGATACAATTTCTAGTCAAGGAAGACGGGAAGCAATAATAGATGGCCTATTTGATTTGCcga ATAAGGTGAAAGAGGTTCTCAAACTCGATGAGGATATGAAAGATCTTGCTAAATTACTGATTGCAGAACAGTCTCTTCTTGTCTTCGGGAGAGGCTACAATTACGCAACTGCATTGGAAGGTGCCTTGAAGGTAAAAGAAGTATCACTTATGCATAGTGAAGGAATACTTGCTGGAGAGATGAAACACGGTCCCTTGGCTTTAGTTGATGAGACCCTTCCAATAGTTGTTATTGCTACCCGTGATGCTTGTTTCAG CAAACAACAATCCGTTATTCAGCAACTTCATGCTCGGAAAGGTAGACTTATAGTGATGTGCAGTAAAGGTGATGCAGCATCTGTCAGTGTTGGTGGATCTTGCCGTGTAGTTGAAGTTCCTGTTGTTGAGGACTGCTTGCAGCCGGTGATCAACATAGTTCCTCTACAG CTATTGGCATATCATCTGACTGTTCTCCGCGGATACAACGTTGACCAGCCACGAAATCTTGCAAAAAGCGTGACAACACAATGA